The Euphorbia lathyris chromosome 4, ddEupLath1.1, whole genome shotgun sequence genomic interval TCTAAATAAAGTTCTTGGAAGAGTAGTTCCTATTGTTGATTCCAATGATGTTGATTGCTTTATATAGTATTGCCGAATGAATCCAAGCGATGTGATTCCACTATATGTTACTTTTGAACTGCGAATAATAAATGCACAACTACCACGCGTTATGAAGAAGGAAAATGTTATTAAAACAAGTTGTAATCCCACTGTTGAAATTGACACTCATCAACCATAAGATCAACCATAATACTCAAAACTAAATGTCCAGTATATCAACCACAATACATGATAATAGTCAAAACTAAATGTTAAGTATATCAATCACAAGGCTAAATGTTCACTATATCAATCACAATACTAAATGTTCACTATGTCAATCCAACGGATAGAGTTTCCCTTCAAACACCGCAAGCGCAATACGATATCAAATAAACGATCCATCTATTGGGGTAAAAATAAAAAGCCTTTGATCAGATAAGTATTGTGTGAAAACACAAACGAATATGCCATAACCGTTTGAGCCTGTCATCTGTTGTGGAACTTCTTGGACCCTACTCCATCCATGTTATGGGTCGAATATTATTTGGGTTTGGCCGATATCCGAATTTTGGAATGGCCCTAGAAAAGACCAATATGTTCTTGAATAGGAAGTCGCATATGATGCATCACTGTCATTTGCAATCAGACTATCGTGTGTATATATAGATGTATCGCCACCTAATCAATAGCCTTTAGTATTCGATGATTTGCCATTTACGTTGATAGACATGTAtaccttctttacttccttcCACGGTCTCATGTATTCAGATTCTTTTCCCTTTATAGTTCCCACAAAATAGTCAATTGGCTTTTTTTCCGAGCATCCATCTATCAGTCATACAGTGGGATTACAACTTGTTTCAATAACGTATATTTTCACGAAAAAAGTATCTCGTCCAATTTTTCCGACTCGTAATTATCCATTTTCGGGATTCTCGTGTCGTAgctcatcaattattttcagaatttcATTTTTGATCGGAAGgaaacaaattttagtttttgaaaaaataaatatgaaaatggtaagattATCCAATGGTGGACGGTAACTAGCCATTTTGGGGACAGTAAATAGCAATCCACTATACATTTTctacgggtaaattacactataaacttaatctattttaatattgtggctactgaattttaatttttaataacgGGGACTTAAATTGATTTTAGGGCCCGTTTGCTTTACTTACTGTTTGatgttgctgtttgttgtttgctgttacggtttgttgtttgcgGTTGCTGCTTGCTGTTGCTAGTTGCTGttagaaaaaactgtttttccaaaaagcagagattctctgcttttgtaaaaagttgtgtaaaaagcaaacaactaatgctgcttttgtaaaaggtaAACAAaaatgtcactaaccaaacatctaaaactcttCGTTTTGAACTGAAAATGAAAACATGAGCACGAAAAGGAACACCTAAACACCCCTTAAATGGATAAGACTTATAATTTTTGCCCAATTTAGGAGCAGAAATAAAATAGACAATTTCCAAGGAAAGCCCTAAAATTTTCTTTCTTACAGATTCATTTCGTCATCTTCAAGTAGAACATTCTAAATTACAGACACAGCGAGCTAAACTTGGCTATGATCAGACTTTGTTTGCTTCACTTGAAACTCGCTGTTTCTCTGAAACTCTCTCTCCTCTTAATACCCGTAGTCACAGTCACAGAAACTACCTGAAAATTCATCAATTCCACTCACTACCATGCCATTTACACTCAATCTCTCACCCTATCCTCCTTCTTCGTCTTCGTCTTCCTCTACCTCTCTAATTCGTAAACCTCAGCTTTTTACATCCCATCCCAATTTGAATACCCAATTTTTCTCCCCCGAATTACCGCCTCCTTCTATTATCCTTCGAGCGTCGAGAAGGATTTCTAATAACAACACTAGCAATACTAATTTAGTAGGTGATCCTCGGATTTGGAGCCGTGCGATCAACAATGATATGTTTGATGATGCGGATGATGACGATGAAGACgatgaggaagaggaagaagatcgGAGTTTAGATCTGTTAGCTAGATTTTTTGAGAATGTTTTCAAGAAGGTATCTAAGAGAGCCCGGAAGGCCGTGCGATCGGTTTTGCCTCCTTCCATTTCCACCAAATTGGTAATGTTGAtgattttgaaattgaatttgttactttgtgtttggatatgttcaAGCTGATGTCTTTGTTCATCATAGGTGGCGTTTTCAGTAAATGGAGTCATAATGCTGGCATTTTTGTGGATTTTAAAGGCATTTCTTCAGGTAATATGATTTCTCTTTACCATTACCAAGTTCTCCTTTTCCCAATCAAAAAGACAGATAGAAATCAAGTCATATGCTTGACGTTTTTGTGGATTTTGAAGGCATTCTTTGTATTATATTTCACATTAAGTTTGATGGATATTAGGTCTATTTTTGTGAATCAAATGCAAGAAAAaggaggatttttttttttttttgtgcaagTTGCAATTGTGGAGGAATGGCTTAGGGATATTGAATGGTTGATACATTGAATAACATTCAAAGATATGAAATAGTCTCTGGTAGAATTGGTTGGTTGTTTGTGTAGAATTGGAACAGAAGGACCACAAGTTTGGCTGGAATTTACTAGAAATTGTTTAGCGCAGTACCAATTGAGGTCATCCTGAACTTCAAATCACCAAGCTGTTTTAAGATACTATCATCACACTAGCTAAACTGCATCTCATAGAGGTTATAATAGGGAGAATCCATATTACACGATGGAGCAATATTTGTCTCGAAACTTCATGATCAACAAGGCATCTGCCTCATGAGATTGTTACTCTGACTTTAAGACTCATGGGTTTCTCATTGATCAGATAGCCTTTCTATTGGTTTAATCAGTAAAGCCAAAACATATGTTATTATCTTGAGGACGATTACAGTACAATAATGCTGTGCATATCTGTTACATTGTGTCCGCAAACTCCAATAATGTTGTATGTGGTTGAATATCAAAGCGTCCAGCCATCTCTAGCCGCGAGAGGGAGGGGGCTGTTGTAGTAGTGGCAGTGCTTAAGTTGTTTAAAGTGTTTACTGAACTATGCTTTCCATTTTAAGGAATTTAGTCTAGACTTGGGCAGTATATTCGGATTTTGGACATGATCTACATTGTGTGCTAAAGTTGTGCTCCTTGTTTCATATTGGTGAAATAATAGAAGAACGCTGATGTTTTGGTTTTGCTAgttatttaatttgttattttaaGTGTTTAAGTTTGATGAAATGCATTATGTACGACATACTTCAGTAAGTTATGATTAGTTCCATTAGTTTTGGCTTATCCTTTACTAGATTAGGGTTGTTTAAGTTGCCAGCTGTCAACTTCGAGGAGCTGAGAAATGAATTGTTTTGGGGTTGTCATCATGTAATAATAAGATAGAAAAAGCAGCATGGCACTCTAACTCTAGTTGATTCTATTGTGTATGTATTGCCAAATTCTAGGGTTGGTGAGATTGTTTGTGAAGATTCTTTCGTGTAGTTTGTCAAATTAGACTGCCTTTTTTATCTGAAAACCAGCACATGGTAGCAATATATTTAATTGAACCTTATCAAAGAAGCCTGTTTTCTAATGCATCTCAAATTGATGCATTTTCTTTCAATGATTGCCTGACTCACTCTGTAGGCAGTGGTTGTTAAGTATTTTAGTCTGCAATCAAAAGTTGAAATGGAATAGGATCTTCTTTacattgaaattgaaatttagtTCCTATGATGCAGATATGAACAAAATGAAACCATACATTTCCAAATCCAGAAGTCTTGGATGATTGGATTTCTTTTAGACGGTGACAGAAGATAGGTATTAAAGGTATCAAGTTTCCAAGGAGCAGAGTCAGACTTGCTGAGCTTGTGTTTATTAATTGATGCTGCTGTATTCCAGCTTACGATCAAAACTAGAGAGAACCAAATTAAGCCTAATTTCAGCCAATTAATAAACACAAGCTCAACCTAGCGTTACTCTGCTCCTCGGAAACTTGATCCAATTTAAACCATGCTTGTTCTTTTTACAATAACCGAAGGAGTGAACGATTTTCTTATCTACTTGATTGTTTCTGTAGTTGTAACTTATTAAAGAATTGTTGTCAAAAATTGGCTGGTATCACGGTTATTGGTATAATGTATAAAGGGTAACCAAGCTATAGGCTTTGAGCTCATGGGCATGCTGATGTTGATAAGTTAATTGTGGCTTTAGCTGTAATATGCGTAAGCTCACAGCatttctaatttctaatccTTATTAGCATTCATTTAAGAAATTTAAGGTTTTGATGGTTACTGCCATTTGCGCCTCCTCGTACTATAGGTTGTATATTTTTCTGTGAATATTATACAAGTTAAAGACAGATTAATTGCCTGAATTGTTTCTCACATTTTGCCCATATCTGTTGTGTAGGTGGTGTGCACCCTGGGAACTGCAGTTTTTGTAAGCATCTTACTTATACGAGGAATATGGTCTGGGATAGCCTATCTTCAAGAAAGCCGTTATCTTAAGATGAATGAACATGACGATGACCATTTATGGAGCAGCACACAACCTGCAACTTGATTTTATTTATGCAGAAAAGGAAATGTGCCAGAGATTGAATTCCTATAGAAGAATAAAGGCATCCTAGTTAAAGCTGACACCTCCCGAATAACGGATGATGCCACGATACATTTGAAATTCAAACCAGCATTCATATAATGTAGCATAATGGAGTAAAGTAGCATCCGACACAAAGATTCAGAAGAGCATATTAAAGTTTAGCAAGAACAGAGCACTGAtatgaaaaagtaaaaaaactgAGCTTTAGTTGTTGTATTTATGCAGGGTTTACCCCTTTGTATAACCACACAAGAGGTAAATTATAAGTTCTTGTGTTGGTTATTATAAATCTGTTACAGAAAAATGTTTTGTAAACTTAAATTGTATACAATCATAGCTTACAGTGAAGGTGAATCTTGTTTCTGAAAACAGGAATTGCTTCTGAAATTCTGCTTGCTTTTATTACCTTTTCTTTCCCCATTTTTCCCATTCAATGTCAAGTGATAATTGTGCTTAGGAAGCCTCATGATCATAATTCGTATAATCGAATTACACATTCGCGTATATTTCTTAGGTCGTGTCTCAGTTGTAAATGCAGGCTGAGTTTGTAAGAATAGATTTTAGATTCTATTTCTATTTGAACACGAATGCATAAAGAAATGAGGTTTTTTAACTGTTACTGAACTCCGAACaaattatttgaaaaaaatgaaaGGGGCCCCCTCAAATACATGAAAGTGAAAAAGCACAAATTTGTTTATATTTGATGTAATTTATTAGTTAGgttaatttggcaaaattcGATGggcaaattacaaatctagacCAACTGGGGTCTATTAACATATTTGACctactttgcttccatcttacccaattagacactttcatccttTTTGGATAAATGTACCCCTAGTTTCGTTCGACTTCTGCTCTTGctcccgcttcttcttcttcttcttcttcttcttcttcttcttcttcttcttcgtttcaactAAATGGGTTTAAAGGATTATTACTCGGCTTCTCCGCTGGAGAATAAACCAGATACGGCTGCTGCTCATAAATTTATTGCCGTTCATCGGCGTTCCTCCACCTCCGGCTAATGATTGATATGAGTTTCTTTGGATGGAGTTGCCATGGTTGAGTTTATTTCTTGATTTTCCGGTTGTTTCAGTGGTTGATTATATGGAGGATTTAGACGCGGTTTTGATTTTTTAgcggtgaagaagaagaattatgTGGAAGaaaatggtatcgtttcaatttcctccatttttctccatttttgtcgcatttcgtcacaaatgcaacAACAGTTGTCGCATCTTGCTGTCGCATCTGTGATAGGAGTAATTTTGTCACAGATGCGACAAATTTTGACACAAATGCGACAAAATGGAAGAAAATGGAGGAAATTGAAATGATACCATTTTCGTAATGTAACTTCAtaatctcttctttctctctttataAACCACGGTCTTTTCTCTCAAGATTTGGCGGTAATGTCGCTTTCGTCGGTTTGGGATGGCGAACAAGACGTTGAGAGTCtgaggaagaaggtgaattgaaataagaGTATTCTTGTTCAAAGTGGATAAAAGTGTCTAATTTagtgagatggaagcaaagtatGTCAAATAtgttaagagcatctccaacagcctcttaaattggctcttaagttaaaatttgaggagagagaataaaaaatcagctccaacagcctcttagtggctcctcaaatcactaagagcctctccatcctctctattaatagagagcctatctccacctcttagtgcctcctaacttcattttttaataataatttattattgatgagtctctctcttcacactattggtaatgtaacaataaataataatcttaataataaaataataaataaggagtgaatataaggagcattgttgaaaatgatatatcttagccactcttaaatcactaagagccaattttttatattatttttagagagttcaCTAAGagtctgttggagatgctctaaggacCCTTCAAATgggctagattagtaattaatcctaatttgataaCGGTGATAAAGAGGTTTTAAGGCTTGATTAAAGGTTAACAACATTCTAATAGTGATTGAATTGGGACATTCCTAACTAATCCACTATGATTAAGACAATCACTTTTGCTGCActctaaagaaaagaaaagaaaaatttatcGATTGAAATATATACCATATACCATTTATAAATAAGGTATAAAAATGATAGTGAACGGGCAACTAATCTTTTAGGCCCAGTAAGGTAAGGCCCAGATGAGCTGGAGGGTAGAATGGGAAATTAGAACAGTTAAATCTCGAAGATGGTTTGAGCATTTACGGTGGTTAAACTGTCACGTCAGCTTTTCGTGGAATAATTATAGAGAATATGATTTCGGTACGATCCAGTTTTATAGTCTTGGCTCAGAAAATCTCCATAGACTCCGTTAAGGATTAATCCGTTACAATAATCACTCTCGATTCCGTGAATCACAGATCAAATGGACTTGAGGGATATTAAACTCCGATTTGCGGGCATACGTTCGTCTATTAGCAAGTGACACGTAACACGATCCGCTCCAAAGCTTATAACCACTTCTCATAGTTTGATCAcaatataaatagagtaagaCACTTCTCAATGTATACTTCTTCATTCATTATTCACTGTGGCATAGATTATAACTTTGATTTATGTTGTGTTCATCTTCCAATCATCCCTTAAAGCCGATTTACGCATTGATATTGGTTTGTATTTAACTTATATAGTATTAGTTTGTTAGTTTAAAGTGGTTGAGTTGGTTTAAAAGACTTATTTCAAGATGAGTGATCATGTATTCAAATTCAACTAAACTTCTTTTAATTATAaatctttatttatttcaacTTTGATTTTTCAAATGAACTCTTTCTTTTAATAAcaattttaaacttttttttagaaaatataacacttttgaacttattttatttttcttttttagaatttattatatctcttttccataaaaaaatcaattccttactttttatttttttaattcaaataatttaatttctaaattaaattttatgaaaattataaaaaatttataactaaaataaattaaaagtgcAAAagtattaatataatttttagcCAACATGCAAAAACGAAAAAGTTCCAGCGCGCTGGAGGTTAAATTTTTTTCCAACCCTAACGAGTTGAGATTTCGGAAAATTACTTCTAACAACATGGCTAAACTTAGCTCCTCATATATGGATTCCTGGCTCTGCCACTATCGGAGTATATTAGTTGGACTTTGACCCTTTCTTTGATCATGTTTCTATCTTATTGCAGAATTACAAAATAACCTATAAGATTTAGCCACAAGTAAAAAGCATTTCTATTATAACATTTTATATTCaattttttgtattaacaaaataattgatgataaaataaaatttatgtaattgaataataaatattaattaatatttattaataatttgattaatatatttaattgaattagaaaattgaaaatcagattataatatttattgactaaatattaatttatatattaagtatCAGATGAAaacaataattattataaagaAATGAAAAcgtaaaatatatttaaaacaatatatatagAGACATACATATTTGATAACATCCGTATGTTATCTCTGGGGCAATATAGCAAAAAACTACATATATAAGGATAAGGCATACACCAGCTAAGGCAGGATACGCCAGCTGCGGCTGGATACGCCAGCTGCGGCTGGATACGCCAGTTGAGGATGGGTACGCCAGATTCGATTACGACAATTAAGGTCGATACGCCATCATAACCGCAATAAAGCAGTTTTCCAAGAACTTCAAGAATTAGTGTCGTTAATGGATCATTAATGACACTAACGTACAAAACTGAACAATGTGTAATAAATACATTAAAGAGCACTAAATCCTAGACTGTTCATATACTACAACATTTATCGAAAATGGTTACAGAATCTAGTATAAATACACCATTCACAAGGAGTACTAGGTATACTTTCTTACTTTACTAAAGTTCTTTTGATATTCTTGTATCGATACTGATTTTGGCATCAGATTGTCCCTCGCCGTCCCCAACGGCACAAGGAAAGGATCCAACCAGAAGTTTATTTCACTCTTATCAATATTGTAAAAAACGATAAATAAACATACGAAAGATAAACATCACATTTGACAATGAATCATCACGGTCACTAACTTAAAAACGCCAAATGTGCTCTATCAGATCTGGTTCGAGTTTATTGTGCTTTCCTCTATCACGGATGCTCATATCCCTTGCTAGATAAGCCATAAATTTCGGAACATGTCTACATTGAATGTCTCCAAGAACTCTTGGTTGAAAAACTTAGTCATGAAAGTTTCTCGAGTATATGTGTCATTCATCTCCAATAATCATGTTATGTAATATGACATAAGCATCCATAATACCGTGAGATTTTCTTTTATGCCAAGTTCATGCTGGTGCATGAACTATTGCAAAACGAGCTAGAAGTATCTCGAAACTCGTTCAACATATTTTCTTGCACTCTCGTTTGAAACAGATTCATTGAGGGTCTTATTTTATATGCATTACATGTGATTCAAGTTCTCTATTCACGAATGGTCTAACCAGTTTGATTGGGGGATATATTTCTATAAATGTTCAAATATTTCTAAAATGGTTTATGCTTATTAATGAATGAAATTTTTGTTCAACATGTCGTTGTGTGATAATTAGAGGGGAAATATCCCTAAAATAACGTTCAGCTCCACATCTTTTTAAAATGGACGGAGTTTGATATATCTCATGAGGTTTATTGCACTTATGCTTTCTTTATAATGGAAAACTGAGATCACTATCATTTAAAGGTTCCAAagcgataaataaatattgaaatataaaattattacatCATTTCACAAATGGCACCATTTTCCCCTTATACATCAAATCTAGCCCTATGAAAATAAATCTCTTAAACCTGCAAGACAATAAACGTTAGCTGCAGGAAATTGGGACTTGTCTTTCAGATTTAACTACGACGCCGGACTCGATCAAATAGGACTCATTTAATCCTAAGATCAAACACAACAACATGCAATTATACCGAACCCTAATTCATTCATCTAGTcagttttaataaaaaaaatgatgaaaatagCCTTATATCCTAGTATTGCTTTTAGCCTTATTTAATATAAATGACAGAATAATAAATTTACTGAAATGAAACTAGACTACCCAGGCACAAAACATGGGTCGGCTCGTCTGTCCCTGTTACTGATCTAGGATGGTCCCTGATTGGTAACAGGGGTCCCCGATCGAAGATAAGGTCTTTGATCGGTGACTGCCTTTTGGATAGACCCCCCTGTTTTACGTATCATAACccgaaaacaagaaaaaaagtaataaaCAAGTTGCAGGCAGTAGGGATGGGCTTTTAAAACCCTTCAGAAGTTACCTCTGAAACGCTTTTCCAGTTTTTGAAGGGTGGTAGGCTGATATACGCATGATTGTAACTTGATCAGCAACCCGAACCCGTGCAACAGGAAATTAATATGATCAGAAAGTGGAATTCCACGTACTTGAACTGAAATTCGCTGGTTTATGAGAGATTTTGACCCAATTGTAGTGAACGTGTTTCCTCTGCTAAATAACTTAAAATGGTGCTTAATTTGAGTGTAAGACCCTTAAAATGGCTGATTTGGTAAGAAATGGGGGTAAAACCCCTTCTTTTCGCTCAATATCACTAAGTTTCAGTCTAGTTTCACtcactttctttctcttttcgctaaaatctttttcttttatcttgAAAACTGCTGTCCTCCCCAGTCCGTCGGTTTTATTTCCCTTTTAGTAGTGGGAAATGGACCAAAACTACTAGAAAACTGATTAAAATTGCCCAAAAACCGTAAATGGTCACCGATCAGTGGCcaaggtgttgaaacacctttctacatgattttgatttgacaaaattacttAAAGTATATTTAATTTCccataaaatattccaacacattaaatttaaatgctttgatttattaatactaatgtgtttgttcaatgttgagttgatTGATTTATAAGAATCAAGACATTAAAAGTTtaaggcccaaaagcccacaagagaaagtcaagcccaagtcaacagtcGAAAGCCACGCGGCCCAGCAAAACAAAACGGAGCCCATCAGGGAGAAGGATCAAGAAGCCTTCTCAATTGCTtaaagacgaagctgctgagtcaagcgacaaggaagtcaggtcagcagctggcctgaacaacttggagacaaagtatttccacttaagGAAATGTTCAGACGGAATAGAAAGTTGTCTAGAAGACTTTTCCTAAAATATAGAGACACTCTGACCAACCTGAGCAAAAGCAACTGATCCCTGACGAAGACAGCAGATGCAACGTTCTTATTGGCCGAAGACGCTAAGCACTGACCGAGCGAAAGCGACAGAAatccgtttccctccaacggttatttcgaaattcaaaatgaccggtgc includes:
- the LOC136225526 gene encoding protein SHORT HYPOCOTYL IN WHITE LIGHT 1, whose translation is MPFTLNLSPYPPSSSSSSSTSLIRKPQLFTSHPNLNTQFFSPELPPPSIILRASRRISNNNTSNTNLVGDPRIWSRAINNDMFDDADDDDEDDEEEEEDRSLDLLARFFENVFKKVSKRARKAVRSVLPPSISTKLVAFSVNGVIMLAFLWILKAFLQVVCTLGTAVFVSILLIRGIWSGIAYLQESRYLKMNEHDDDHLWSSTQPAT